One genomic window of Cricetulus griseus strain 17A/GY chromosome 3, alternate assembly CriGri-PICRH-1.0, whole genome shotgun sequence includes the following:
- the Irx3 gene encoding iroquois-class homeodomain protein IRX-3 isoform X3, whose protein sequence is MSFPQLGYQYIRPLYPPERPGAAGGGGGSAGGRSGPGAGASELAASGSLSNVLSSVYGAPYAAAAAAAAAAQGYGAFLPYATELPIFPQLGAQYELKDSPGVQHTATASAFPHPHPAFYPYGQYQFGDPSRPKNATRESTSTLKAWLNEHRKNPYPTKGEKIMLAIITKMTLTQVSTWFANARRRLKKENKMTWAPRSRTDEEGNAYGSEREEEDEEEDEEEGKRELEMEEEELAGEEEDTGGEGLADDDEDEEIDLENLDSAAAGPDLALTGAAHRNGDFGLGPISDCKNSDSDDSSEGLEERPLSVLSLAPVPPPVARAPPSTPSSPSGLDSCAPAPAPSSALQKPKIWSLAETATSPDNPRRSPTGAGGSPPGAAVAPPTLQLSPAAAAAAAAAHRLVSAPLGKFPAWTNRPFPGPPPMLGLRSRRVEQIAVVPWKWRKSYSRQLSSPCQGGPRTTWMLLWSYQLSPHLSSFINF, encoded by the exons ATGTCCTTCCCCCAGCTCGGATACCAGTACATCCGCCCGCTCTACCCACCGGAGCGCCCGGGAGCCGCAGGAGGCGGCGGCGGCAGCGCGGGGGGCCGGAGCGGTCCGGGAGCCGGAGCCTCAGAGCTGGCAGCCTCGGGGTCTCTATCCAATGTGCTTTCGTCCGTGTACGGGGCACCCTACGCCGCGGCCGCAGCTGCAGCTGCTGCCGCGCAGGGTTACGGCGCCTTCCTGCCCTACGCTACGGAGCTGCCCATCTTCCCACAGCTG GGCGCTCAATATGAGCTGAAGGACAGCCCTGGGGTGCAGCACACAGCCACGGCCTCCGCGTTCCCGCACCCGCACCCCGCCTTCTACCCCTACGGCCAGTACCAGTTCGGGGACCCGTCCCGTCCCAAGAACGCCACCCGCGAAAGCACGAGCACGCTCAAGGCCTGGCTCAACGAGCACCGCAAAAACCCGTACCCCACCAAGGGCGAGAAGATCATGCTGGCCATCATCACCAAGATGACCCTCACCCAGGTGTCCACCTGGTTCGCCAACGCGCGCCGGCGCctcaagaaggaaaataaaatgacatgGGCACCCCGTAGTCGCACGGACGAGGAGGGCAATGCTTATGGGAGCGAGCGGGAGGAGGAAGacgaagaggaagatgaggaagagggcAAACGCGagctggagatggaggaggaggagctcgcaggggaggaggaggacacGGGGGGCGAGGGCCTGGCCGACGACGACGAGGATGAGGAGATCGATTTGGAAAACTTAGACAGCGCTGCAGCCGGGCCGGACCTGGCCCTGACTGGGGCAGCGCACAGGAACGGCGACTTCGGCCTAGGACCCATTTCGGACTGCAAAAATAGTGACTCTGACGACAGCTCTGAAGGCTTGGAGGAGCGACCACTGTCTGTCCTAAGTCTGGCCCCAGTGCCACCGCCTGTGGCCAGGGCTCCTCCATCTACACCCTCTTCACCCTCCGGCCTGGACTCCTGTGCTCCCGCACCAGCGCCCTCCTCCGCCCTGCAGAAGCCCAAGATCTGGTCACTGGCTGAAACGGCCACCAGCCCGGACAACCCTCGTCGCTCGCCTACTGGAGCCGGAGGTTCTCCTCCTGGGGCAGCCGTCGCGCCCCCGACGCTGCAGCTCTCGCCCGCGGCTGCCGCTGCAGCAGCGGCGGCACACAGACTCGTCTCGGCGCCGCTTGGCAAATTCCCCGCTTGGACCAACCGGCCTTTCCCAGGC CCGCCGCCTATGCTCGGCCTACGGAGCCGGAGAGTGGAACAG ATCGCTGTAGTGCCttggaaatggagaaaaagttaCTCAAGACAGCTTTCCAGCCCGTGCCAAGGCG GCCCCAGAACCACTTGGATGCTGCTCTGGTCTTATCAGCTCTCTCCTCATCTTAGTTCTTTCATCAATTTTTAA
- the Irx3 gene encoding iroquois-class homeodomain protein IRX-3 isoform X2, with amino-acid sequence MSFPQLGYQYIRPLYPPERPGAAGGGGGSAGGRSGPGAGASELAASGSLSNVLSSVYGAPYAAAAAAAAAAQGYGAFLPYATELPIFPQLGAQYELKDSPGVQHTATASAFPHPHPAFYPYGQYQFGDPSRPKNATRESTSTLKAWLNEHRKNPYPTKGEKIMLAIITKMTLTQVSTWFANARRRLKKENKMTWAPRSRTDEEGNAYGSEREEEDEEEDEEEGKRELEMEEEELAGEEEDTGGEGLADDDEDEEIDLENLDSAAAGPDLALTGAAHRNGDFGLGPISDCKNSDSDDSSEGLEERPLSVLSLAPVPPPVARAPPSTPSSPSGLDSCAPAPAPSSALQKPKIWSLAETATSPDNPRRSPTGAGGSPPGAAVAPPTLQLSPAAAAAAAAAHRLVSAPLGKFPAWTNRPFPGPPPGPRPHPLSMLGSAPQHLLGLPGATGHPAAAAAAYARPTEPESGTDRCSALEMEKKLLKTAFQPVPRRPQNHLDAALVLSALSSS; translated from the exons ATGTCCTTCCCCCAGCTCGGATACCAGTACATCCGCCCGCTCTACCCACCGGAGCGCCCGGGAGCCGCAGGAGGCGGCGGCGGCAGCGCGGGGGGCCGGAGCGGTCCGGGAGCCGGAGCCTCAGAGCTGGCAGCCTCGGGGTCTCTATCCAATGTGCTTTCGTCCGTGTACGGGGCACCCTACGCCGCGGCCGCAGCTGCAGCTGCTGCCGCGCAGGGTTACGGCGCCTTCCTGCCCTACGCTACGGAGCTGCCCATCTTCCCACAGCTG GGCGCTCAATATGAGCTGAAGGACAGCCCTGGGGTGCAGCACACAGCCACGGCCTCCGCGTTCCCGCACCCGCACCCCGCCTTCTACCCCTACGGCCAGTACCAGTTCGGGGACCCGTCCCGTCCCAAGAACGCCACCCGCGAAAGCACGAGCACGCTCAAGGCCTGGCTCAACGAGCACCGCAAAAACCCGTACCCCACCAAGGGCGAGAAGATCATGCTGGCCATCATCACCAAGATGACCCTCACCCAGGTGTCCACCTGGTTCGCCAACGCGCGCCGGCGCctcaagaaggaaaataaaatgacatgGGCACCCCGTAGTCGCACGGACGAGGAGGGCAATGCTTATGGGAGCGAGCGGGAGGAGGAAGacgaagaggaagatgaggaagagggcAAACGCGagctggagatggaggaggaggagctcgcaggggaggaggaggacacGGGGGGCGAGGGCCTGGCCGACGACGACGAGGATGAGGAGATCGATTTGGAAAACTTAGACAGCGCTGCAGCCGGGCCGGACCTGGCCCTGACTGGGGCAGCGCACAGGAACGGCGACTTCGGCCTAGGACCCATTTCGGACTGCAAAAATAGTGACTCTGACGACAGCTCTGAAGGCTTGGAGGAGCGACCACTGTCTGTCCTAAGTCTGGCCCCAGTGCCACCGCCTGTGGCCAGGGCTCCTCCATCTACACCCTCTTCACCCTCCGGCCTGGACTCCTGTGCTCCCGCACCAGCGCCCTCCTCCGCCCTGCAGAAGCCCAAGATCTGGTCACTGGCTGAAACGGCCACCAGCCCGGACAACCCTCGTCGCTCGCCTACTGGAGCCGGAGGTTCTCCTCCTGGGGCAGCCGTCGCGCCCCCGACGCTGCAGCTCTCGCCCGCGGCTGCCGCTGCAGCAGCGGCGGCACACAGACTCGTCTCGGCGCCGCTTGGCAAATTCCCCGCTTGGACCAACCGGCCTTTCCCAGGCCCGCCGCCCGGCCCGCGGCCGCACCCGCTGTCCATGTTGGGCTCGGCCCCACAGCACCTGCTGGGACTTCCCGGAGCCACGGGTCACCCGGCGGCTGCGGCCGCCGCCTATGCTCGGCCTACGGAGCCGGAGAGTGGAACAG ATCGCTGTAGTGCCttggaaatggagaaaaagttaCTCAAGACAGCTTTCCAGCCCGTGCCAAGGCG GCCCCAGAACCACTTGGATGCTGCTCTGGTCTTATCAGCTCTCTCCTCATCTTAG